In the genome of Hyphobacterium sp. CCMP332, one region contains:
- a CDS encoding T9SS type A sorting domain-containing protein yields MKRVSYSFTITLILISQLALGQSVKTIPCAADQAMEKFFLTSPEKKSDYLRELSSFNELAKLQAGTKAKTTFIVPTVVHVIHFNGNGNISDAQVLDGINQINEDFKRENADTTDTRAFFKPYAGSLDIEFRLAKKDPNGNCTNGIVRVNDSKTNNFGGQDALISSWDNTKYFNIWIVNDIENFTGGGGVILGYAYYPSNGNNPLYGLVNRNDAWGRIGNIIYQGRTPTHEVGHALNLAHTFNGSCGSDCSSSGDFVCDTPPASSPTQGCNLNLNSCTNDTQGPSPFTTDVKNQIENYMSYDDCQNMFSQGQVARMTSALTSINNLVNLTSTQNLINTGTDDAYFFTAPNCAPVAQFSVDKKINCVNGSFQFEDFSFNAIKDSTWSYNWSFPGGSPASSSLEKPVVTYNQAGQYDVSLTVSNINGSSAVLTKSNYIDILNGSGNFIAPRKVFFTEAGFPVYQNDQSLSWDINNKNNSAFTWERNTNAFFSAPASLQIRNFNNSGNGEKNSLISPVADLTQVSNAYLNFWIAYAQRNSEVELLNISYSNDCGATWNLLKSELSIYLYSRSKISSSEFVPLNSNEWAPYSLNISNLAGQDNLKFQLEFKSLGGNNIYIDDFEISQSPLTQISNSIENQYFKIFPNPSSGFFTIEPGNFFGDKGTQFVVINNLGKIVAGFTIDPNQTGINIDLSHLPAGMYLLKPLTNKRINTKLIIE; encoded by the coding sequence ATGAAAAGAGTCTCTTACTCATTCACAATTACACTGATACTAATAAGTCAATTAGCACTAGGTCAGTCAGTTAAAACAATACCTTGCGCTGCAGATCAGGCCATGGAAAAGTTCTTTTTAACCAGTCCGGAAAAAAAGTCGGACTATTTAAGAGAATTATCAAGTTTCAATGAACTGGCAAAATTACAAGCAGGGACAAAAGCCAAAACTACCTTTATTGTTCCAACCGTTGTCCATGTAATTCACTTTAACGGCAATGGAAACATAAGCGATGCTCAGGTATTGGATGGAATTAATCAAATAAATGAGGATTTTAAACGTGAAAATGCTGATACCACCGATACGAGAGCTTTTTTCAAACCTTATGCCGGCTCACTCGATATAGAATTCAGACTTGCCAAAAAAGACCCTAATGGCAATTGCACAAATGGTATTGTTAGAGTAAATGATTCTAAAACCAACAATTTTGGAGGGCAAGATGCATTAATTAGCAGCTGGGACAACACGAAATATTTTAATATTTGGATCGTAAATGATATTGAAAACTTCACCGGAGGCGGTGGAGTAATTTTAGGATATGCTTATTATCCAAGTAACGGAAATAATCCTTTATATGGTCTTGTAAATCGCAACGATGCCTGGGGAAGAATAGGTAATATTATATATCAGGGAAGGACTCCAACCCACGAAGTTGGACATGCACTGAATTTAGCCCACACCTTCAATGGATCATGTGGAAGTGATTGTAGCAGTTCCGGAGATTTTGTCTGTGATACGCCCCCTGCTTCTTCACCTACTCAGGGATGTAATTTAAATTTAAATTCGTGTACAAATGATACCCAGGGCCCCTCACCTTTTACAACAGATGTAAAAAATCAAATTGAAAACTACATGTCATACGACGATTGTCAAAACATGTTTAGTCAGGGTCAGGTTGCCAGAATGACAAGTGCATTAACAAGCATAAACAATCTTGTTAATTTAACATCAACCCAAAACCTGATTAACACAGGAACCGATGACGCTTATTTTTTTACTGCACCAAATTGTGCACCGGTTGCCCAGTTTTCTGTTGATAAAAAAATCAATTGCGTTAATGGTTCATTTCAATTTGAAGATTTTTCTTTTAATGCTATTAAAGATTCAACATGGAGCTACAATTGGTCCTTTCCGGGAGGTTCACCTGCAAGTTCAAGTCTGGAAAAACCAGTTGTAACTTATAATCAGGCCGGTCAATACGATGTCAGCCTTACTGTGAGTAATATCAATGGATCATCAGCTGTCCTAACCAAAAGCAATTATATCGATATTTTAAATGGTTCGGGAAATTTTATTGCTCCTAGAAAAGTATTTTTTACAGAAGCGGGTTTTCCCGTTTATCAAAACGATCAAAGTCTTTCCTGGGATATAAATAACAAAAACAATTCTGCTTTTACATGGGAAAGAAATACCAATGCATTTTTTAGTGCTCCTGCAAGTCTGCAAATCAGAAATTTTAATAATTCAGGAAATGGAGAAAAAAATTCATTGATCAGTCCGGTTGCTGATTTAACACAAGTAAGCAATGCCTATCTCAATTTTTGGATTGCATATGCGCAAAGAAACAGTGAAGTTGAACTTTTAAATATTTCCTACAGCAATGATTGTGGGGCTACATGGAATCTTCTGAAATCAGAATTGAGTATTTATTTATACAGTCGGTCAAAAATCAGCAGTTCTGAGTTTGTTCCTCTTAACTCTAATGAATGGGCACCCTATTCATTAAATATATCAAACCTTGCAGGTCAGGATAATCTGAAATTTCAACTCGAGTTTAAATCACTTGGAGGAAATAATATTTACATTGATGATTTTGAAATTTCGCAGTCACCATTAACTCAAATAAGTAATTCAATTGAAAATCAGTATTTTAAAATTTTTCCAAATCCTTCAAGCGGTTTTTTCACAATAGAACCGGGAAATTTCTTCGGGGATAAGGGAACACAGTTTGTAGTGATAAATAATCTTGGAAAAATAGTTGCAGGTTTTACAATTGATCCCAACCAGACAGGAATAAATATCGATTTGAGTCATTTGCCAGCCGGAATGTATTTGCTTAAACCTTTAACCAATAAAAGAATAAACACAAAACTCATTATTGAATAA